CCGCGCCGGCACTTATGGCAGGCATTGTGCTGAGCACCGGCCGGGCTTTGGCGGAAACAGCCGCGTTGATCTTCACTGCCGGGTATGTTGCTCGCATGCCGGAATCGCTGTTGGATTCAGGACGCACGATGAGCGTGCATATTTTCGACATGGCGATGAACGTACCCGGGGGAAGTTCCAGGGCGTACGCGACGGCCTGCGTGCTGGTCGTGCTGCTATTGGTGATCAACGTGAGTGTCGGTTGGTTGCTGCGTATGGCAGGCCTATCGAGCCGATCGCGCTACGGAGCAGGCCGATGATCTCGACCGAGAACCTCTCGATTTCATACCACGGCCGCACGGTGTTGCGGGGAGTGACCATTGATGCGAAGCCTGGCCAAGTGTTAGCCCTGGTGGGACCCTCCGGTTGCGGTAAGAGCAGCCTGCTGACGGCACTGAACCAGATGACCGAGATCATCCCCGGGGCGGGCGTTCAAGGAAAGATCGCGTTCGATGGCCGGCCGATCAATCAGGCATTCGCTTCTACGGCCCAACTGCGGCAGCACGTCGGGATGATCTTTCAGAAGCCGAACCCATTTCCGATGTCGATTCGCCGGAATATCGAACTGGCTTTGCGGGAACATGGGGAGCGAAACCGGGAGATCCTGGCACAGATTACTGAGACAGTACTGAAGGACGTGGGTTTGTGGGACGAAGTATGCGATCGGCTGGACCACTCGGCGCTTGAGCTTTCCGGCGGACAGCAACAGCGGCTGTGCATTGCCAGGGCGTTGGCGTTGAAGCCGCAGGTAGTGCTGATGGACGAGCCGTGCAGCGCGCTCGATCCGATTTCGGCGGAACGTGTCGAGCAGTTGATTCAGTCGATGCGTGGGGACTACACGGTGATTATCGTCACGCACAACCTGGCCCAGGCCCGGCGGCTGGCCGACCAGGTGGCCGTTTTCTGGGTGCAGGATGGAGTTGGTCAGGTGATTGAACAGGGAGAAACCGAACAACTGTTCGCTCGCCCTGAAACCGAGATTGCCCGCGGTTATCTTTCCGGGCAACGTGGCTAATGTCGAATTGCGTGGCCTGCTAAGATAACAGGTGCTGAAAGCCACGCCGAAACTCGTTTTCCGACCTAGCCGAGCCACACAGATCAGCCACCATGGAATCTAGCCCACGTTTGCCTGCGTGTAGCGGGATGAACTTCGACCAGTACGTTGGACTTCGCTTCGAAGAGTTCAAGCGGTATATCGCCTGGACCTCGGAGGATGATGCCTGCTCCCCGTTGCTTTTGGAACTATTGCAGCCTCATTTCGATCGCATCGTCTCTGATTTTTATCAAGAGATCCTCAATCATCCCGCCGCGCTGCGGGTGATCACAGGGGGAGCGTCACAGATCGAACGGTTGAAGGTGAGCCTGCACGAGTGGCTGGCCGAGGCGTTGCTGGCCGAGCACAATGCCGACTACCTGGAGAAGAAGTGGCGTATTGGCCGAAAGCATGTCGACATTGGTCTCGACCAGATTTATGTCAACGCGGCGTTTGCCCGCATTCGGGGGCAACTGGGAAGCGTGCTGGAGAATCTTGAAGATTTGCCCGCCGCGCAGCGGGAACTGCTTCAGCGGTCGCTCAATAAGCGATTAGACCTGGAGTTGGCGGTGGTGTCAGACTCGTACTGCAAGGAGTATCAGTCTCGGCAGATTCCGGTCAATCATGCGCGGCTAGGGCAACAGAAGCGGCTGGCACTACTCAGCCGCGATGCGCTCGCCGGGGCCTCGCTCGACGTGCTATACGATCAGGCGATCGCCTATTTAACGGAATCGCTTCAGGCAGACTACTGCGAACTGCTGAAATACGATCCCGAGCGTAACACATTTATCTTGCGTTCCGCATCAGGCTGGCCCAAGCCATTGCTGGGCAAGTCACTAGATGATTTGGATGTCGGATCGTATTTCGACGTGATGCTATCGAGCAAAGAGACGATCGAAGTCGACGATCATGATTTGCAGACCGAACTGGAATATCCTCCCCTGTTTCAGCAACACCGCATCGTCAGCAGCATTCAGGTCACGATTCGTAATGAAAATGAAATTTACGGCATCCTGGGGGTTCATTTTAAACAGCAGCGCCAGTTTCAGGCTTCTGACCATGACTTTCTGGTTTCGCTGGCCAATATTCTTTCCAACGCCATCCATCGCAAAGGGATCGAGAATCAGCAGCGACAAAGCGAGTATCAACTGCGGAGGCTGATCGACCGGTTGCCGGCCGGGGCGGTGTACGTGGTCAACAATATGCTGCAGGTCAACCAGGCAGTAGAAACGATGACCGGTTACTCGCGCGACGAGCTCAGTTCGCTCGATGCATGGAAGAAGATGCTGGTCGAACCGGAAGCGGACGAAGCGTCGACACGATCGCCCGAACCATCGATCGGGAAGATTCAGCAGTCAGAATTTCGCATCCAGCGTGCCGATCAAGAACTGCGCACGATCGCGAAGCTCAAATTCGAGTCGGCGATCGACGAGATATGGCTGCTGCACGATATCACCGATTCCGAAGACCAGCGGCGTCAACAGCTTCAGGCCGAACGGCTAGCGGCCATTGGTCAGATGATTACCGGTATCGCGCACGAAAGCCGGAACGCGCTGCAGCGGATTCAGGCCTGTACCGAGATGCTGGAATTGGAATTCACGCCTGATTCGCAGGAAATGAAACTGATTGGGCGATTGCAGCAAGCCCAGGACGACCTGCAATGGCTGTTTGACGAAGTCCGCAATTATGCGGCCCCAATTGCCCTCGAGACCCGCCAGATCGATCTGATTGCCATTTGCCGCAAGGCCTGGGAGCAGACCGAACCACTGAGAAGAGACCGCGATGCGGCGCTCGAAATCACGGGAGCAGAGGGTTTCACTCTTCAAGGAGACGAATTTCGCCTGATTCAGGTATTTCGCAATCTTTTAGACAATTCGCTGGCCGCATCGAGCGATCCGGTACGAATTCGCGCAGAAATTGAGATCCACGAGCCCGCGGGGGTGGTGATAACCCTCACAGATAACGGTCCTGGTTTCGACGAAACGATCGCTCGGCGGATGCTCGACCCCTTTTTCACCACCAAAACCAAAGGATCTGGTTTAGGCATGGCAATTGCTTCGCGAATCGTTGAAGCCCACGGCGGCACCATCTCACCGGTCAGCCAGCCAGGTAGGGGGGCCAAGTTTATTGTTTCCTTGGCGGCGATCGGAAATCAGCCGCACTAGAGGTACGCAGTGAGAATCATCGTAGCCGACGACGAACAAGATATGCGGGATTACTTTTCCAAGATCTTGCCCCACTTGGGGCACGAGGTCTTGGCAGTAGCCGCGGATGGAAAAACGCTCGTCGAGTCGTGCCGAAAGTCCTCGCCTGACTTGATTATTACGGATATGATGATGCCGGAACTGAACGGCGATATCGCTTTGCAGGAAATCTGGCAACAACAGGCCGTTCCTGCGATCATCATATCGGCGTATCAGTGCCCCCAGTGGCTCGAAAATGGCACGGGAAACCCAGTGGTTCGTTATCTCAACAAGCCTATCAATCGCTCCCAGCTGCAAGCCGCTTTGCAAACGTTCGAGGATGGCCATTCCGATGGAGGTCATCCTGGCCCCAAGTAGTTGAAACGGCGATTACCTGCATCCATGACGGCACCACAACCGCAAGCCCCCCTCGACCTGCTCTTGGTCGATGACGATCCGTCCCTTCTGGAAGACATTCAGACCTACTTCACGCGGCTGAATTACCGGGTGAAGTCTGCAGTCAACGCGGCCGATGCGGTGGCCTTGATGAAGCAGCACGCATTCCAGGTGGCCGTGTTCGATATGCACTTGCCCGATATGACCGGACTGGATCTCGTCAAGCAATCTAGCGAGGTAGATAGTGATTGCGAGATCATTATTCTGACCGGAGAAGGCTCGATTGAAACGGCCGTCGAGGCGATGAAACTTGGCACGATCGACTATCTGACGAAGCCGGTGCGGCTGAAGGAACTGGAAGCGGTCGTACGGCGCGCCGGAGAGACACACCTGCTGCGAAAACAGAACCAGCAGCTCAAGGGTTTGATTCGCCAGCAGCAATCGAAATCCTCGGAAATTGTCGGCCAGTGCGAACCAATGCAGGCCGTATTCCGCTTGATCGAAAGGGTAGGTCCGACCGACCGCACGGTACTCATCCAAGGGGAAAGCGGCACCGGTAAAGAACTGGTTGCACAAGCGATTCATCGGGCCAGCAGCGTGTCGGAATTTCCGCTGATTACGGTCAACTGCGCGGCTCTGCCCGAGCAACTTCTCGAGAGCGAAATGTTTGGCCACGAGAAGGGTGCGTTTACCGGGGCAACCAACGCCAAGCAGGGGCTATTTGAAGTTGCCGACGGAGGAACGCTATTCATCGACGAGATCGGCGAACTGGCGTTACCACTGCAAGCCAAGCTGCTGCGCGTGCTGGAAGATGGCTCGTTTCGCCGCGTCGGATCGATCCAGCAGCGGCGGGCCAACGTACGAATTATTGCCGCGACCAATCGCGATCTGGTCGAAGCCATCCAGCGGGGAGAATTTCGCGAAGATCTTTACTATCGCTTGAATGTCATCACGATTTCGCTCCCGCCGCTACGCGATCGAGGCAAGGACCTGGAACTGCTGGTGCACAAGCTGGCCGGGCCCGAGTGGCAGTTGGAACCAGGCCTGATTGAGCGAATCGCGCGATACCGCTGGCCCGGCAATGTTCGGCAACTTCGTAACGCGGTAGAACGCGCCAAGATCCTGGCCGATGGCCAACTGATCGAGCTATTGAACTTCCCAGATGAAGTCGTCGCGGCGGGCAGAAACCCGGTCTCGGATGGGGCCAATTCGACGGACCTGGGGAACCTGACGCGGCAGCACATCGAGCAGGTTTATCACGACTACGAAGGCAACAAAACCAAGGCCGCCCAGGCCCTGGGAGTCAGCCGGCGAACGCTATATCGTTTACTCGAAAAGTACGATATTGACGATTCCTGAGGCGCGCCAAATCGCACGCTATTGTGCGAGACTGTCACGCCCTGCTCCCAGGAAATCAAGGCATCGTTTGCCGCTTCGGATTCCCTTCCCAAATATTTCTGTGGTTCGCCTGCGGGTTCCCGCTGACCGTGCTGCCGTAAGCGTCCTTTTCGATCTTCTTACCGGCATACTATGCCCGGTTCTCGGGGCTGTAGCGGCACTTGCGTCTTATTTCCTGCCATATGTAGCAGCATTCTCTCCCGGTTTTTCTCGTTTGCGACATTCTGTCGCACGACTCTGGCACACCGCTTGCCAAAGCGAGTGTGCGACGGGAATTCAAATTCACTAGCAATAGTTTTACGAGATAACTGATGAGTGCTTCGGGCAACGTGCACGGTGATTCGACCGACTACATCAAGAATCTACCTCTAGAGAACGATCGTGGTAACGGTCACTTGGAAACGTATTCCTACGACGACCGAATTACCCGTCAGTTCATGACCGCGACCGTGATCTGGGGCATGGTCGCCTTTCTGGTCGGACTGATCGTCGCCCTGGAGCTGGTGCTACCGTCCCTGTCGATGGGGATCGAGTTTCTCAGCTTCGGGCGACTACGTCCGCTGCACACCAATGCGGCCATCTTCGCATTCGCAGGCAACTCGATCTTCGCTGCCATTTATTACTCGACGCAGCGGCTGCTCAAGACTCGTATGTGGTCTGATACGCTAAGCCAGCTTCACTTCTGGGGGTGGCAACTCATCATTGTGTGTGCCGCGATAACGCTTCCCCTGGGCATTACGCAAAGTAAAGAGTACGCCGAACTGGAATGGCCGATCGACCTGCTGATTGCCGTGGTGTGGGCCGGTTTCTTTGGGGTGAACTTCTTCATGACCTTGATCAAACGGCGAGAACGTCATATCTACGTCGCGATCTGGTTTTACATTGCGACGATCATCACCGTCGCTTTGCTGCACATCTTCAATAACCTGGTGGTCCCCACCGGGCTGTTCAAGAGCTATCCGATTTATGCTGGTGTTCAAGATGCGTTTATGCAGTGGTGGTACGGGCACAATGCCGTGGCATTCTTCTTGACGACCCCGTTTCTGGGCCTGATGTATTACTTTTTGCCCAAAGCGGCCAACCGGCCGGTGTTCTCGTACAAGCTGAGTATCCTCCACTTCTGGTCGCTGGTCTTCATTTACATTTGGGCTGGCCCGCATCACTTGCACTACACGGCCATTCCGGAGTGGGCATCGTCGTTAGGGATGATCTTTTCGATCATGCTGTGGATGCCTTCGTGGGGCGGTATGATCAATGGCCTGCTCACGCTACGTGGGGCCTGGCGAAAGGTGACCGAAGACCCGGTGCTGAAGTTCTTCGTGGTGGGGATCACATTCTACGGGATGTCTACCTTTGAAGGCCCGATGCTTTCGGTCAAGGCGGTGAACTCGCTCTCGCACTACACCGACTGGACGATCGCCCACGTGCATAGCGGGGCATTGGGTTGGAATGGGTTCATGACGTTCGGCATGATCTATTGGCTGCTGCCGCGAGTTTTCCAAACCGAACTGTACAGCAAGAAGCTGGCCGAATGGCACTTCTGGCTGGGGCTGATCGGGATTCTGCTATATATCGTTCCGATCTACGGCGTGGGCGTGTACCAGGGTCTGCTCTGGTTCGCGATCAACGACATGGGGAACTTGTCGTATCCAAACTTTATCGAGACAACCGTCAACCTCGCACCGTTCTATTGGATTCGTGTCCTTGGGGGTGCCTGCTTCATCAGCGGTGGCGTGATGCTTTCGATCAACGTCTACCGAACATGGTGTGCTCGGCCGGCGGTTTACGAAGAACCTCAATACCAGGCCGCCCCTCTGCGTACCGATTACGTCGACCCGCCTTTGGAACCATCGAACCTGCAACAGGTGCTCGAGGTTGCCAAGAAGCTGGACGTCTTCACCAAGCTGGGATGGCACCGTCGGTGGGAACGCAAGCCGATTATCTTCAGTATTTTTGTGGCCCTGGCCGTCATTGCCGCGTCGCTTTTTGAAATCATTCCGACGTTCCTGATTCGCTCGAACATCCCCACGATTGCGTCGGTACAGCCGTACACGCCGCTGGAACTGGCCGGACGCGATATCTATGTCGGCGAAGGTTGCTACAACTGCCACTCGCAGATGATTCGCCCGATCGTGGCCGAAACGAAGCGTTACGGCGAGTACTCGAAGCCAGGCGAGTTTGTCTACGACCATCCATTCCAGTGGGGCTCGCGTCGTATCGGCCCAGACCTCGCTCGCGAAGGGGGACGACAGTCGCATGTTTGGCATCTCCTCCACTTCCGCAATCCTAGCGAGTTTGTGAAGGGTTCGATCATGCCGAGTTATCCGCATTTTGAAACGCAGGACCTGAACTTCAATACGATCCCTGAGCGCGTTCAGGCCGCTGCCTATCTGGGTGCTCCGTATAGTGAAGAAGAACTGACCAACTCGATCGATCTGGCCAAGGCCCAGGCCCAGCAGATCGCCGATGAAATCGTGCAACAAAATGGTCCTGCCGGATTGGAATCGAAGAAGGTCGTGGCCTTGATTGCTTACCTCCAACGTTTGGGGACCGACTTGTTCAAAACGCCCCCCACTTCCGAAGAAGAATCGAACGAAAAGGCAGCACCTGAAACCGAAGCAGAGGTCGCTCTGAGCAGCGAATAAGGATACCAAGCATGATTCGCGAACTACTCAACAGTGTGGAGTACGGCTGGATTGCCTCGGCGGCGTTGGTGCTGTTCTTCGGCGTCTTCGTGGCAGTCACTATCCGTACGATGTTAACCGACAAAAAGACAACCGATTACCAGGCAGATATTCCTCTAAACGACGGCCAGCGGAGAAATTGATGAGCACGAATACGGAAACGAAGACCGCTGCTGACGATGGGGGCATTCCCAGCGATCCTCTCACCGATCACTCGTACGACGGCATCCAGGAGTTCGACAACCCGATGCCTGGTTGGTGGAAGATGCTGTTTTTGCTGTCGATCCTGTACTCGATTGGCTACTGGGTCTACTACGAAAACGGGATCACTCCGAATCGCTCGATCATCGCGGCTTACGACCGCGCACTGGCAGCCAACTTGCAGCAGCAGTTCGCCGAAATTGGCGACTTGCAGCCCACTCGAGAAATCATCTTGAAGTTCGCCGACGACCCCAAATGGCTGAAGGTCGGCGAGGTGGCCTTTCAAACGAACTGCACCAGTTGCCACGGTACCAAGGCCGAAGGACGCGTTGGTCCTAATTTGACCGACGAGAAATGGAAAAACGTCAAGAAGGTAGAAGATATCGCCAAGGTGATCAACCACGGAGCGGCCGGCAATGCGATGCCTGCGTGGCAAAACAAATTGCACCCCAACGAAGTGGTTCTGTTGTCATCGTACCTGCTTTCGCTGAAGGGCTCGATCCCGTCAGGGGCAGGCATGAAATCGATCCCAGGCGAGATCCACGAGATTTCCGACCTAACGGCTGCCCCCGCGACCGAAGAGGCCCCAGCCGATACCACCACCAAACCGGCAGAAGCAAATGAGTGACGAGTTTTTAACTCCCGATGAGCATGTACTTTCGACGTTAGAATCGGACGGTTCGCGGCGGTGGCTCTTTCCGCGCTTATCGCGCGGTCACTACTGGTATCTTCGCCGCATTGTGGGTTTCGCGCTGATCGCGATCTTTGTAGGCTTGCCTCACCTTTACATCAATGGCAAACCGAGCATCCTGCTCGATATCACCCAGCGCGAGTTCACGATCTTCGGCTATACCTTTTTGCCGACCGATACGTTGCTGCTGGCGTTGTTGATGATTGGCATCTTCTTGACCATCTTTCTGCTGACGGCACTGCTGGGGCGAGTCTGGTGTGGGTGGGCTTGTCCGCAGACGGTTTATCTCGAATTCGTTTATCGCCCTATCGAACGATTCTTCCTCGGCACCAGTGGGCGTGGTGGTGTCCCCAACAGCAAGGTGCCTGGGTATCGCCGCGCGGCTTTGTACGGGGTGTATCTCCTCCTCTCGATGGGGCTGGCCCATACGTTCCTGGCGTACTTTGTGGGGGTCGAACGACTGAGCCAATGGGTTCGACAGTCCCCTTTCGAGCACCCCGGCCCGTTCCTGGTGATGGCCCTGACCACCGGGCTGATGATGTTCGACTTTGTCTTTTTCCGCGAACAGCTTTGCCTGATTGCCTGTCCTTACGGTCGCTTTCAATCGGTTCTGCTCGACCGCAACTCGCTGATCGTGGCCTACGATACGATCCGCGGTGAGCCACGCGGCAAGCGAAAACACGAACTGCCGATCATCTCGGAACAACAAGGAGACTGCATCGATTGTGGTTTGTGCGTGCGAACCTGTCCGACCGGCATCGACATCCGCGACGGCCTGCAGATGGAATGTGTTCACTGCACGCAGTGTATCGATGCCTGCGACGAAATCATGACCAAGATCGATCGCCCCACAGGGCTGATCCGCTATTCCAGCCAGGAAGCGATCGAAGGGGGAAAGCAAAAGTTCCTGCGTCCCCGCGTGATCGTCTACCCAGCCCTGCTGACCATTGTGATTGCCATCATGGTCGTCACCTTTGCCAATAAGAAGTCGTTTGACGTGACGCTCATCCGCGGCGTGGGGATTCCTTTCTCGATCGCCCAGGATGGCCACGTGGAAAATGCCTTGCAACTGAAGATCGTGAACCGCCTGGAAGCGACCGACGAGCTAAACGTTACTATCGAACCAGAGACGCTGAAGCTGGATATTGCCGAGAAAGTCATCCTCGACCCGAAGGCCACCAAGACCGTTCCGATTGTCGTGGTTGCCAATCGATCTGACTTCCAGGGAGGTAAGATCCGTGCCACGATTCAAATCCAAAGCACCCAATCCAACAACGTACGGAGAGTCGAATGTCAAATCTTCGGACCTTAGAAACACCCCCTACTGTTGAGACGGCAGTCGCCGAACTGAACGCCAAGTGGATTTGGGGAGGCGTCATCATTGGATTGCTGACAATGCAGATCGTGATGTGCGTTGTGGCCGCCATCCTGGCCGTGCAGTCCGAGGCGACCAATATCCTGCCCGACTATTACCAGAACGCGGTGCATTACGACGACACGACGCACGCTCCGCCACACTTAACCAGCCCAGAATAACCATGGAAGCAGTTTCGATCGGCCTGATTATTCTCACCGCGAGCCTCGCCGGCAGTGGACACTGCGTTGGTATGTGCGGACCTTTCGCGATACTTGCCGGTCAGTCCCAGTCGCCAAGCCTTTTGGGACGAACGCTGGCCGTGGGAAATTATCACGTCGGGCGACTACTGACCTATCTGCTGCTGGGTCTCATCGCAGGCAGTGCCGGTTCATTGGTCGATGTGGGGGGCAGCGCGATGGGCCTGCAACGGCTGGCGGCCTGGTTCACCGGTTCGATCATGATCGCCTATGGGGTGTTTGCGATTTTGAGGTTTTCCCGCCTCGGTTCGTTGCACTTCGCGTTGCCGGAAAAAGTGGGCAACCTGGTTCAGAAAGCATTTCGCTGGACGGGACATTTGTCTGGGAATACGCGTGCATTAGCGATTGGCGGCATCACCGCGTGGCTTCCTTGCGGGTGGTTGTATGCATTCGTGCTGATTGCTTTAGGCACGTCCAGTCCCTGGTCGGGTCTTCTGGTCATGCTGATCTTCTGGCTCGGAACGATCCCACTGCTTTCGGTTTTCGTCTTCGGAATTCAGAAGCTCTCGCAGCCATGGAAGAAATGGTTGCCCATGGCAACCGCCGTGCTGCTGATTGTCAGTGGGGTGTTCACGTTGTCGGTTCGTGCCCAAGCGGTGTTCGATTCGCTGGATGTCAATATCTCGCAGTCGCAAACAACCCGCGAAGCCATCCAGCAGGCCAGCACCACGCCCCTGCCCTGCTGCCACTGCGAGACATCGTGCGAGTAGAATGATCGTCAAATCAACGGCAATCCGATCAGCGAAGACAGATGTCGAGTGCACGCACTGCGGCTTGCCGGTACCGTCGCATTTGATCGCCGAAGAAGCCGAGAACCAATTCTGCTGCCACGGTTGCGCGACGGCTTACCGGATTCTGCAAGAGTTCGACGGATACGACCCCGAGTTTCTGCAGCAAACGCGCAGCGCTGCCAGAAAGCAAACGGCTGCTCAGAGTTACGAGCACCTCGATCATCCCGCTTATCAGCAGAAATACGTCCACGAAGTTTCGCCTGGCATTTCCCGGACGAAATTCCTGCTCGGCGGCGTTCACTGTGCGAGTTGCCTGTTCGTGATCGAGAAGCTCCCCGAGTTCTTGCCTGGGGTCGTTACGACGCGGATGAACCTGACGGCCATGACCGTTACCGTTGAGTGGCATACAGCCTCGACACAACTATCGGAAATCGCTGACACGCTCGATCGACTAGGGTACCCGCCGTTTCCTCCCTTGGCCGACAAGCGAGAGCAACTCGAACAGGTCGAATCGCATCGGCAACTCATTCGCCTGGCGGTTGCTGGTGCCTGTGCCGGCAATACGATGCTGGTCGCCGTCGCGTTGTATTTCGGCTGGTTTTCCGGAATGAGTGCCGAGTTCCTGCATCTGTTTCGCTGGACCAGTGCAGGGCTTGCAATGGTTTGCCTGGTCTGGCCTGGCTCGGTCTTCTTCCGCGGGGCCTGGCAGGCAATCCGGACGCGTACATCGCATATGGACCTGCCGGTTGCACTTGGACTATCGGCCGGAGCAGCCATGGGAATCGCCAATACGATTCTGCAGCGCGGCGAGATTTACTTCGACTCGTTAACCGTTTTGGTCTTTCTGCTGCTGGTTGGACGGTACATCCAATATGGTCAGCAGCGGCAGGCGATTCGGCAGGTATCTCTGCTTCATGCAATGTTGCCACGCGCGGTATCTCGTCTGGTTCGGCCAGTGCCAGATGCAGATACCGAATCGGTACCAATTGAAGCCATTCAACCGGGGGATTGGATTCATGTTCGGGCTGGGGACGTGATACCCGTCGATGGGAATCTCGTTCGTGGATCCACCCTGGTTGATCTTTCGATCCTCACCGGCGAATCGCGTGGCATCGAAGTCCAGCAGGGGGAAGCCGTTTATAGCGGCAGCACGAACATCAGCAGTTCAATCATTATCGAAACGACGCTCGTCGGAACCGATACCCGTATTGGCAAGATTTGCGAACTCGTCGATGAAGAGATTCGCAGCCGCACGCCGATCGTGCAATTCGCCAATCGCATCGGGAACTATTTCGTGG
The Blastopirellula marina genome window above contains:
- a CDS encoding sulfite exporter TauE/SafE family protein yields the protein MEAVSIGLIILTASLAGSGHCVGMCGPFAILAGQSQSPSLLGRTLAVGNYHVGRLLTYLLLGLIAGSAGSLVDVGGSAMGLQRLAAWFTGSIMIAYGVFAILRFSRLGSLHFALPEKVGNLVQKAFRWTGHLSGNTRALAIGGITAWLPCGWLYAFVLIALGTSSPWSGLLVMLIFWLGTIPLLSVFVFGIQKLSQPWKKWLPMATAVLLIVSGVFTLSVRAQAVFDSLDVNISQSQTTREAIQQASTTPLPCCHCETSCE
- a CDS encoding heavy metal translocating P-type ATPase; this translates as MIVKSTAIRSAKTDVECTHCGLPVPSHLIAEEAENQFCCHGCATAYRILQEFDGYDPEFLQQTRSAARKQTAAQSYEHLDHPAYQQKYVHEVSPGISRTKFLLGGVHCASCLFVIEKLPEFLPGVVTTRMNLTAMTVTVEWHTASTQLSEIADTLDRLGYPPFPPLADKREQLEQVESHRQLIRLAVAGACAGNTMLVAVALYFGWFSGMSAEFLHLFRWTSAGLAMVCLVWPGSVFFRGAWQAIRTRTSHMDLPVALGLSAGAAMGIANTILQRGEIYFDSLTVLVFLLLVGRYIQYGQQRQAIRQVSLLHAMLPRAVSRLVRPVPDADTESVPIEAIQPGDWIHVRAGDVIPVDGNLVRGSTLVDLSILTGESRGIEVQQGEAVYSGSTNISSSIIIETTLVGTDTRIGKICELVDEEIRSRTPIVQFANRIGNYFVGIVLILAVITVAIWMSSGLEVAINHAMALLIVACPCALGLATPFSVAFAQGRAAARGILVKSGEVFESLARPGMIWLDKTGTITEGRMRLIEYIGDHDIQPVIELLERQTVHPIASALISSLNVAEAARLPQSALSQFVVLPGIGIQAEVNGQIIQVGSDKLLAESSTRISDNLRTAVNNFHHRGLTTVLVVQNDQVVAVAAMGDQIRSDAKTTINELVRLGWEVGILSGDHQEVASQVGQEIGIKPQHIQGHLTPEQKLAVVQHWGTSRTVVMVGDGVNDSAALAAASVGIAVKGGAEASLKAANVYLTRDGVQSILEAITGSKQTLRTIHATFAISLCYNAFAVLLAMAGVINPILAAILMPISSLSVLAVAASNRAFRNTPSQQAQP